The following nucleotide sequence is from Novosphingobium sp. KA1.
CCCGCTTCGCCATAGACCAGGTGGACGTCGCGCATGACCAGCGATTCGATCGGCCGACTGGCCAGTCCGGCAAAGGCCGCAGGAAAGCGCGGATCGATTCCCCGCGCGTCGATCTCCGAGAGAAGGACCTGCCGCACCCCGCCGATGCCGGCGCCGTCCGGCCCGCGCCGCCGGTCACCAAGGCGCACGAACAAGGGGGCCGTCGTCACGTCCCGCATGGTGAGACGGGTGGCGACGATGTTCTCCATCATGCCGCCATCCACCGTTTCCAGTGCCAGGCCCCGGCAATGGGTGAAGCTGCAGTCCTGCACCTTGACGTTGCGATAGCCGCCGTTGCTTTCGGTACCGAGCTTGATCCGGCCGGTCACGCGGTCGCGGTCCGGTGCGAATTTTTGCGTCCTTGTCCGGGTCCCGTCGATCAGTGTGCCCATGTCGTAGCCGGACACCGCGCAATCACGGATCACCACGTTTTGAGCGGCTATCGGCTCGCCCAATGCCAGGCTGGACTTGACGACGATGCCGTCGTCGTTGGGGGAGTTGACCTTGCAACCGCGCACCACCGTGTCCTGCACGCAGTCGAGGTCGATACCGTCGCGATCGGTGTCGATCGTGAGGTCTTCGATCACCAGGCCGCGCGTGCCGGTGGCAAGGATCGCGAAGTGCCCACCCTTGCTTACGGTAAAACCCGAAAGACGGATATTGCGTCCGCGCTTGAGTGCGATCGCCTTGTTGCCTTGGCCGTCCATCGCCGCAATGGCGGGTTCCAGCAGGCCGATTTCCCTGGCGCTCATCCCCTGCATGGAGAGCGGACGCTCTCCGGTCTGCGCCTGCCAGCGCGCGCCGGGGCCGTCGCGAGTGAGGCCCAGGCCGTGGATCAGGCCGGAGCCTTCGATCACGACGTTCTCCACGTCCTCACCCCAGATCAGGCTGTTGCGCCAGTGGCTATGGCCGAAATCCTGATAGAGGCCTGAAGCGGGCTCGGGCGGGTCGTAGCTTCCACCGTGAAGCGCGGGGGCCGCC
It contains:
- a CDS encoding glycoside hydrolase family 28 protein produces the protein MPRSVLAAQGRFDVRHFGAKGDGVAIDSPAFNAAIAEAARIGGTVVVPKGRYLCFSIRLRSRIRLLFEHGATIIAAAPALHGGSYDPPEPASGLYQDFGHSHWRNSLIWGEDVENVVIEGSGLIHGLGLTRDGPGARWQAQTGERPLSMQGMSAREIGLLEPAIAAMDGQGNKAIALKRGRNIRLSGFTVSKGGHFAILATGTRGLVIEDLTIDTDRDGIDLDCVQDTVVRGCKVNSPNDDGIVVKSSLALGEPIAAQNVVIRDCAVSGYDMGTLIDGTRTRTQKFAPDRDRVTGRIKLGTESNGGYRNVKVQDCSFTHCRGLALETVDGGMMENIVATRLTMRDVTTAPLFVRLGDRRRGPDGAGIGGVRQVLLSEIDARGIDPRFPAAFAGLASRPIESLVMRDVHLVYGEAGTVPGSAPQAEENIAELAAAYPEPSMFGVLPAWALWARHVERLTVDKFHAETFLHEARRPIWLENVAFSAFSNTPLHQNGD